Proteins from a single region of Argiope bruennichi chromosome 6, qqArgBrue1.1, whole genome shotgun sequence:
- the LOC129971615 gene encoding 60S acidic ribosomal protein P0-like, whose amino-acid sequence MGREDRATWKSNYFLKLVQLLDEYPKCFIVGVDNVGSRQMQHIRLSLRKHAVLLMGKNTMIRKAIRGHMENNPALEKLLPHIRGNVGFVFTKEDLVDVRDKIMDNKVKAPARAGAIAPCDVILQPQNTGLGPEKTSFFQALQIPTKISKGTIEILNEIHLIKKEDKVGASEATLLNMLNVSPFTYGLKIRQVYDSGTVFSPEILDITNEDLRAKFMEGVMNVAAVSLEIGYPTLASVPHSIVNGLKNLIAIAVETDITFKEAEMAKEYLKDPSKFAAAAAAAAPAAGGGGEAKKEEAKKEEEPEESEDDDMGFGLFD is encoded by the exons ATGGGCAGGGAGGACCGAGCTACCTGGAAAAGCAACTATTTTCTTAAGTTGGTG CAACTTTTGGACGAATATCCCAAGTGTTTTATTGTGGGAGTAGACAATGTTGGTTCTAGGCAAATGCAACATATCAGGCTCTCATTGCGGAAGCATGCTGTGCTTCTCATGGGAAAGAATACAATGATCAGAAAGGCTATACGTGGGCACATGGAAAATAATCCTGCCCTTGAAAA GCTGCTTCCTCATATCCGAGGTAATGTGGGCTTTGTCTTTACCAAAGAAGACTTGGTTGATGTTCGGGACAAGATTATGGACAATAAGGTTAAGGCTCCCGCACGTGCTGGTGCTATTGCTCCTTGTGATGTGATCCTTCAACCACAGAATACAGGGTTAGGTCCTGAAAAAACATCTTTCTTCCAGGCCTTGCAAATCCCAACTAAAATTTCTAAGGGAACCATTGAAATCTTA aatgagattcatttaattaagaagGAGGACAAGGTAGGAGCCTCCGAAGCAACATTGTTGAACATGTTAAATGTCTCCCCATTTACGTATGGTTTGAAAATCCGGCAAGTCTACGATTCTGGTACTGTGTTCTCTCCTGAAATCTTGGACATCACTAACGAAGATCTGCGTGCTAAATTCATGGAG gGTGTAATGAATGTTGCAGCTGTGTCCTTGGAAATTGGTTATCCAACTTTAGCATCTGTACCTCATTCCATAGTAAATGGCTTGAAGAACCTTATTGCCATTGCTGTTGAAACTGATATAACTTTCAAAGAGGCAGAAATG GCTAAAGAATATCTGAAAGATCCTTCCAAGTTTGCTGCTGCCGCCGCTGCGGCTGCCCCTGCTGCAGGTGGTGGTGGTGAAGCTAAGAAAGAAGAAGCCAAGAAAGAGGAAGAACCTGAGGAATCTGAAGATGATGACATGGGTTTTGGACTTTTTGATTAA